The stretch of DNA ATTGTAATTTTATCATCGGCTATTATAAACCTTTCGGGAGTTCAGTGCTTTTAGTTGCTTGCTCAATGTGCAGGAAATTTCGGGTACATGGAGAGGATGGTAGCAAAGTATGCTGGTGCCACAGCCATGTATTTCGTTGCCaaaaaactgaaaaagaagtacaATATAACTGACGAACGTGGTGCATTGTATCAAGCTGCAGAAACATGGGTAGACGCTCTCAAAGATCGTCCTTTCCTTGGTAACTACTCTACTTCATATTTGTTGATTAACAGTAAGAGAGAATGATTCATAGTAGAGCTATTAATAGGGCACGACCCGTTGGATCTAGCCCGGAAAGCCAGCTAAATTAGCGGTATGGATAGTTCTTTTTGAAAATATCACATATGCCCGATCCACTAGCCAGGTCTCAAACTGGGCAGCACACTTGTCCCTCGGCCATGAAATCCTTGTTAAGCCGGGGGACGCATTCATGCCTAGCGCGCCTTTAATCATCTAATACGTAGAATTCATGTATATTACGATTGATGTATCCATTTGGCTGTGTAATTTGACAGGAGGCTCAAAACCTAATCTTGCTGATCTTGCTGTGTTTGGAGTCTTGAGACCAATCCGGTATCTACAATCTGGTAAAGATATGATGGAGAAAACAAGAATTGGTGATTGGTACTCTCGAATGGAGGAAATGGTGGGAGAGTCTTGTAGAGTAACGGCATAGTTTCCTTGGTCAAGGCCTGACAGTTTGTGTGAAGACATTTTGTTGTCCATCTGGTCGGTTTAACTTGTGAGCATCTAAATGAAACGTTGGAAACGGCTTATACAGCCCATCCCCTCCAATCCCTCCCCTCACCTCAGCATTCCTTGGTCCAAGATAGTAAATAAACTCTTAATTATTTGATTGAATACGGAGTAGTCAGTCCATGATAGACAGTTAGACACTATTATGCCTTGTATACACAAATTAACACGTCGTGGGCGAGGTTGGTTATGGACGACAAACATTGTTGGGTTGTCTTGTTAtgcaattttggaaaaaaatGATGGACGTTTTTGGTGCGACATTCTTACATGCATTATAACTAAATTTCATTTCTAGTTTGCATCATGTTGATGTGTGGTCCCATTCTCTGAAAGGTGTCGTCTCTTACGAGGTTGTTATGTGGTTTGGACTGTTGTTATTGAATTTTGTCTCAATTCTCAAGCGGAAGTGTAACAAAGTTGCTACATTTAGATGTAGTGGGAAATTGATGGAAGTGTGTTTACCAGAGATATATTTAGGTGTTGTAATATTTGCGATAGGAAGAGGAGTGAGGTCTGAGACTCTGAGGTGTGTTAGGCAAATGTGTATATAAGGCTTGTAACTTTGTAAGGGGAGGAGGTTGAAGACGAGCAGAAGCAAGTAATAATTGCACCAAGTATTATGCAAAAAATAGACAAGGCAGACGATCAAGTGAATGGGGGGGTATTGTTAGCTGAGATATTGTGATGACTAGTTATGTAAAGTGGAACAAATATGGCAATGAATTACTGTATTAATTAGTAGTCGTAGATAGATAGTAGTAATAAGGTTGGGTAATTGGGGGTAAAATATGTAGAAAAGTTATCCCCAATAGATGGGTGTAAAAAGTGTAAAGATGATGGTGGTACAGCAAAGACAGCAGGGCAGGGAATTCCAATTTGATGAAAAATGGAGTGAGTTGACAATCAAGTCATATACTATTTTAATTCATTCagtctttctctctctctctctctcttggtATTCATATTCTATTAGTTGTGGTGAAATGCATCAACCAGGAGGAGAATATCCGTCGACGCCATACTACTATCCACCACCGCCACCGACTACCACTAGTTCCGCCTCCGCACCACCCTTCACCGATTACTCTTCTTCTGCCTCTTCTTATTCGTACAATTACCCTTCttaccctcctcctcctcctcctctttccGATCCTCCTCCCCCGCCCACCCACCACCAACCCGATACTCACCtccactacaacaacaacaacccacCACCCTCCTATTTTCCACCCAATTACGATCATTCTCCCCCCAATTACTCCCATTCTTCCCCCAATTACCCAACTCCTTACGATCCCAACCCTCCTTCCCTTAATTACCCTCCGACTCCTTACGATTATAATAATaccaaccctaaccctaatacCCCTTCCTACGCCCCCAAATATGATCACTCCGGATCCGCCTACCTTGATCCTAATTTAACCGCCTATGGGACTGCACCCTCAACTAGGCCCACTTCCGCCTCCCCCGCCGTTAGTGGATATGACTACAACTACAACGATGACGGGGTCTACGCTTACCAAGGCAAACATGAGCCTTATGGAGCACGTGGCACTGGCACCTCTTCTAAATCATCCTCAAACTCCCAAACTTGGTCTGGTTTGTTCGATGATTATGGCAGGCCTATTAGCTTCCCTGACAAGCACGATAAGACTCACACTTCCACTCCATCTCTCAAGGTTGTCAGGGCAGTCCCTAAGGTCGACGATAAACCTGATGTTCAGGGTGGTGTCCAGAAATTCAAGGTCAAGCTCTTGCCTGAGTCTGGATCCCAGTCTACCATGGATGTCATTTGCATGGTACCCCTCTTTATCCTCATTCATCTTACTTGTTGCTTTTCCTCAACTCACCTCCATTACCACTTTGTTTCATTTCAATAACATCTCCCCTTCCAGGTCGGTTTGGATGGAATCCGCATGCTTGATCCTAACACAAGTCGTACTTTGAGAATATATCCACTTGACACTGTCACTCGTTGTGATGTCAGTTTATGCCACCTTTCTTTCTTTATTCAACACTTacactttctcttttttttattgGGGGTATCATCTCATTACATATTACTTTCTCTTCTCATGCAGAAAATTGATTCATCTACCTTTGCATTCTGGTCAAAGACCCCCGTTGATATCGACCCAAGGCGCATTAGATTACAGTCAAATACTTATACTACAAATACAATTCTCGACACAGTCACCGCTGCCACCGTCCAGGTTTGTTGCCCTTCTCTCATCAGTCTAATCGATCATATGtttacaccttttttttttttttttttgttgataacGACTGTAATTGCTGCATTGCTGGTTATACTACATTAACTCATAGTTACCTTCATGCTTGTGCCATAGTTGGATACTTGGATGTGACCGCCCATTCTTAGGTCTTCTCAGTACTTATGACCAATGAGTGCTTTTAAATCTATGCTTTGGATATAAGAGAGGGGTTTCCGGCTCCTGCATATTCAAGGAGAGGGACCTTGAGATTAGGCATCATTACCAACCAACGGACTCTTTTTGCGGTAGCTTATGGTGATGGAAGAGGAGGTTGATTGATATGGAGTAAGAGTGACTTAGGAGATCTGCATTTGGCGATGAGATTGTTGGTAGGGCAGCATGATGGAATAATCTTTTCTTATTAATTCTTTTTGTGGTCTAATCCATGTTACCAAAATGAAACCTTTATGGGCCAGAGGACCGGGAGCCTGTTTCTTGGAGGCAGGGAGAACACATTAGGAATGGAGTTGTGTAGTGACGAATTTACATGCATATATAGAATCGGTTTTTGTCATTCTGAATCCATTTCTTCCCCACCCAATATCTGAATCAAACATGCTTTTATGTCTTTATGAAGTTATCTTCTTAGGCTACCACAAATACTTCAGAGTTCATATAGGAGGTTAACTCATAAATACTTCACAAGATACTAACATCTAATCTCATCACCGTAACTGCAACACCTTACTAAATATTGGAGGCTCATTGAGCTTGTAGTTACCAATATTACATCCTACTAAGTACTACCCCTCTGCGTGGAGGTGATTGAGATATCACCTAAGTTACATATGGGCAGAGGAATCACTAAAGGTTGAGGGTTGGACTGGGCAAAGGTTACCTGCCTCAGTGGTTTTAGATTAGTTTTATATACTATATGAATGGAACCTTCATTATCTTTGAGATTGAGGTCATGTTTATAGCTGCATTTAGGGAGACACTGCCAACGATTTGTTTGAGTGAGTGTTCTGGGTTTAGGTGCAGGGATAGACTCATATCTGAAAACCACTTGGAACCCTATGAGCCGTAAAGTATCTTGATTGTTGATTTTGATGCACGATTTTTTTCCCGTGTTCATTATCACAGTTCAAGGAGATGGGTGGAAGGATCAGGCCTTCCGAGGCTTCTAAATCTCTGGAGGTGCCttcagaaaagaagaaagggttGGGTGACTGGATAACCAAACTCAAACCCGTGAACGAAGAAAAAGATCATTGGGTATGTGCTTGACTTTGTCTTTCAATACTATGACCCCCCTTCCCTTCTATATCTATTGTTTTTCCAGTAACTGAGGATCAATAATTCGCTCCTGATATTCTGGTAGTGCATTTGAGAAATCAATATGGCTCTCTGGAAATGTTTTCTGAGTCCTGTGACGTGAGCTGGAATTTCAATTTGAGTTGCCTATGTTACTTTTTGTTAAATATCTACTAGGTGTTCATAGGCAGTGTTCTTTGAGCctatttatcattatttttccTTGGAGTTTATCTTTCTGAAGTATACATGCTATTTCTAATGTGCATCAGTTGTTGCCAGCCCTTTGAACTGATAATGGCGGTCATGATATGTATTATGAGTTTACAATAGTTGTTGGAGCTTGTTATTCTCACTGTACTATGTAAAGCTTTTGTGTTGTTTGTGTGGCTCGGTTGTGGTTGTTAGTTGTTACCCTGCTGAGAAAATGTAAAAGAAGAATGGAAAAGAATGCTAGTATCATTGCTGGTTCGCCGGTTTCCCTTTTTCCTGTCTCCGGAAGGGGATGGAGTAACGTTGAGTTTCAACTAGGGCTTGTCATTTGATAAAGGGGTGGGGGGAGGGTATGGGGGTATAAACTATCTTCTTCTGCTCAAGAGGAGTTGTGAACTTGAAATTTCATTATTGCCAAGGCCTTTGACTTTCAATTTCACACAAATTGCCACCATTCTACTCGTGTAGAAAACTCTCATACGTGTAGTTTTATATGCCTTCAATCCAGAATTACTTTCCATATTCATATTTATACACACGAGTTTAGAAGTAAAGATACTTGTACGTTTTTTTTTGCACCTCAGGGACATGTATTATATACATCATATCATATAGGATTCTCTTACTCTTCATATTACTTTGCATATACCTATCTGAGACACTCAATACGTAGACATGGGTATGCCATTTGGAACTTTCATTTTAAAATGAAAAGATGAGGATTATTTTTGTAACACTTGGAAATCCCAGTACTATAGTTTATCATTGAGGTGAAAAAAAGGAACGAAACACAAGTATTGGTATCTATACTCATATTTCTAAAttcatatatgcattaaatataAGTAAATTGGAGGGAGTAAATTTTACTCCTATATTCTGGAGATACTAGAGGTTGGAGAGCGTACCTCGATCTGTGAGGCGACATATATTAAGAACCATTGATGGAAGTATTATTTATACCTTTGTGCTTGAAAGGGTCCCTCTTATGGCGGGGCAAGGGTGGTAAATGTGACTGTGAATAACCTTATCCATGTGTTAAACACATAGGAATGTGATTAGATGACTGATACTAAAAACTACGTGGAGAATTGCGTTGATGGGTTCCTAGTTCCTACTTCAGAATACAAGAAGCATAGATGGTTCAACATTTGAACCATTTTGCTTTACAGATGGtgttcaagtaaaaaaaaaaagtgtatctttgcctcaaatggtaataataatatatattttttttttaactttttgaCAAGTATGATGATATCAATTAAAGGACACCAATAGGTGATGCCCGTAAGCCAAAAGACACAAAAGGCCAAAAGGGATGACATTAGCATAAAAGGAAGAGCTAGAACCTTAAGCTCTTAAGCCCGTCATGAGTACTCTTATGTACATAGAACAAAAATTACAGTTCCCTGTGAGAGTGGAGCACTTGACTTCAACTATTCAATAACTTAAAAAGAAGGATCTTATATTCTTGACAAGTAACACTGTCATGATTAAATTATGATGATTCCTTTCCTCCCGAGTAGGTTGTTAACCACCAAAAAGATAAATGAACCATCTTCCAAATCTCACAAAGACACGAACCCAATTTTGTCGTTCTTGGTACTGTTGATATTTTTTGTTTATAATTTTCTGTTGTTTGAGAGAAGGGTTGGCTGGGGTTTCAAAATGATTTCTCTGGCCTTCCAGGGTTTTGAGTGGTACTTATTGCTAGCTGTCTTTATCTTACCAGGTTCCAGATGAAGCAGTATCCAAGTGCACTGGTTGTGGATCAGACTTTGGTGCTTTCAATCGTAGAGTATGTGCAACGTATTGATCAGATATGTTGTATGTGTTTCTCATACATGCTTATTTGATGAAACAAAGTATCATTGACTTAGTGTGTTTTATGTGTTAGCATCACTGTCGCAATTGTGGAGATGTATTTTGCGACAAATGCACGCAGGGAAGAACCCCTCTTACGTCTGAGGAGAACGCTCAGCCAGTTCGTGTGTGTGATCGATGCATGGTATGCATTCTCCTTCTCTATTGATTTACAGATATGCGAGAAATTTTAGATGATTTTAGAAGGTTCTATATAAGGTACATGTATGTTAGTCCTTGAGTGATAGATTTACTCGTCTTTTTACGGATTTTAAAAGTCATTATGAGAATGAGGTGGTGGAGATTGGTGAGTGGCCACCAACGGTTTTCTGCTCATCGTTCAGAGATTACGTTCAACAAACCATATTTGTCATGTTGCGGGGTTCTCTTTTGATCATATATATAAAGGCACGGGTGTATGAGAGGATGTACACGGTAACTGGTATATATTGAAACAGCGTAAAAGATTCGACTTTGTATGGCTTATGGGGGTACGAGTGTGTGGGCGAGTTTCCTCTTAGTATTATGTGGGGGTACAAGCATTACATCTTTTTCTTCCACttggaaaaaagaaaagaaataccCTGTTTCTTGATCCTTTAGCCTTATTGAATTAGTGTGTTGATATGCGGCTATAATGGTTTCCGTTGCATTAGTGTAAGATGTAGTGCTGGAGAGTTCATTATCTTGAGAATTTATTGTCTTACATATGGAATGAATGAGCGATGTGTTCATATGTGTATTAATCACAGGCAGAAGTAACTCATAGGCTTAGCAAGGCCAAGGAAGCAGCTAGCAGGCCAGTAACTTTTCAGAGTCACGAAGACCTTGCTAAGAAGCTCCAGGTAATAGATAATTTTACGTGTGCTTGAGACGTGcttcttttcgtttttttacTATGGTTTTATTTTGTATACCCTCCTCCAAATGATAGTGTCGAAGCTACAGTTTGCCCTGTTCTTGTAGCAATTATATAATCTCTACATATACATTCTGTTTTCTGAAGCAATAGATCTGATTAAGGTTCAGCAGTATAATTACCATGAACGGACTGACCGATACACAAAGGATAAACTAGAGGTGTTATTGAGAAGTGATTTGCGTCTGCGCTGATATGCATGGCTTCTGTTTGAAAATGGAATGCTAGTTTGCCCGGATTCTAACTTTTGTTTTTAACTGATTATTATGACAGGAGGAAATGGAAAAGAATCTGAGAATATCTTCTGGTAAGCCCGGCCTCTTGCTTTAGATTTGTTTGTACTTGTAGTGCTCTGTCTGTGCATGCACTTCAGCCTTTTTTTCTACAAAAGATTATGCAATTAATATTCAAGCGAATACCCAAATACAAACTTGACTAAACCAAACAAATCTCTTCCGCATAGACGCTTGATACAACCTTCCACGAGAGGTCTATCAATCTGCCACAATTTTAGAGAGGATGACATTCATTTGACCCAGATGATATTGTAGCCGAAGTATAATGTTTAGCAGTTATAGCATACAAGTCAGCCTAAAGGCCTTTTATGCGAACTAGATTACAGAAGTTGCATAATACTCCGTAAGCTGCTTAGTTTGAGAAGGCGCAAGGCGCACTGAGGCGATGGGGTCCCAAGGTGCTGAGGCGCAAGGCGCGAGCCTTTTGCGCACGAGGCTCACTGATTTTCAGAAGAACATCCATATTTTACAATCAAATTTTGTGGGAAAAtaatccctttttttttttttttaaagagggCTCACATGTACTTTAAAAGTGAAAATTAAGGATAAGGGGGAGAAAACAAGGTTAAAATAAAAGAATTTGGGAAAAAATATGGAATTGCACGCTGATGCGCCTTGGTGTGCCTCACTAGTTGCGCCTTGGGTGTGCCTCATGCGCCTTAGGTGCGCCTTTTGTATCCCATGCGCCTCACTGTGTCTGATGCGGCCTGGCTGGCGCCTCACAGCGCCTAGGCACACCTTTTGAAACGAAGGTACTAAGCTGTTTAGCGTGGTAGTTGCTAAGTCAAGTGGGGTTGCAGGTTCGAAGTCAAAGTCAGAAAGTTCTGGGAAGCGAATGAGGGAAGTTGCCTGTCCTACTTGTACAGTCCATTTACAGGTTTGTGTTGTGGATTAACTCAGTGGGGTGGTTTGCTTCTTTTGCTTTTAATTTTAATCTGCTGATCTGCTTATGCGGGCCATGGAATCAGGTCCAAGTTCCTTCATCGGGATCAGAGACGATAGAGTGCGGAGTTTGCCAGCAACCGTTTATCGTGAGTGCTCATTGATTTGTCTCCCTTCCTTTAGTTTTGCCTTGTATCAAGTTCCATTTTCATTAGTTTGGTTGTGAGTTGTGAGTTGTGAGTTGAGTTGTGCGCTTAATAATCTAAGGACAAATGATCAACTTTTGTGGGTACAATCTTGTTTCATTTTGGAACTTGCTGATTTCCGAACTGGATCAGCATTGTATATTGGGGGCCTTTCTTGTTTCTCCAACAATGTGAACTTATGCTAATTCAGTATGATATAGTAATATCGTGTTTGTTTCTGCACCTTGCTCACTTACCCTTAATTTTTACGAGTTCAATCCTAACTGATACGTAAAAATTGTGCACTAGTTTTTCAAGTTGAGTATAATTAGGAAAACGAAGACTCAAAAGGAGATCCCTGGCCCAACTTAGTCCAATAATAAAGTTGGTTGTGACAAGCGGCCTTATTGATAATTCTTCCCTTCCATTAAATACGAGTATAATATCTACATTTTGGATTTTCTCATCCTTTCATTTTCATACTAGTAGTCTCTCAAAATTAGCGGTTGCATCCTCATAGTGGATGGACTGGATGTCATTGCCATTTAGTATAATATAGTTTTATTACAAAATCTCATATGAAACGGGTCTTGTGATAAATCATCGTGAGATTGGCTCGTATATACATTATATTGTATTAATCCTCGATCTCAATTTCGGTAGAGTAATGGATATAGCGGCGAGTTGTATGTAGTTGTATTGGATTCGGGTCAGGTTGGATTTATTTGTTAAAATTATTTGTGGGAAGACTATTTTTATAAATGAATTTTTAGTGATATCATTCAATAACTTATAATTGAATGTTCCAAATGTTGAGATGTGAGTGGTAATGATGTTGAGATGTGAGTTGGAAATTggaatgaataaagggaaacaaCACGAGGATGATTAACATCCAAAGAATGAAGTCATTTGATGCATCATTTCTTAGAGTATGTTATGATTGGAGTCCATATATTATTATTTAAGCAGGTCTTTGTCCTGAATATTAATTAGACGGTTAGAGTGATTAGtttataatgataatgatgatattaAATCCCATCCCAATTCCCAACTGTCTATCAACTCTTACTCTCACTGCCACCACACTTGTGAATTATTGTCTCTCTTACCATTATTCTTATCACTCAATTGGCAACTAATCCTCTGCTTATGCTGCTAATCCAACTATTCATTCTTTTCCATCAAAACAATACAATCCTAACGAAATATTACTACGCACCATCAACGTACACCTGTACGTACGTAACAAACTTGAGCTACAAATTGGAAGTCGGTATGGTTGAAGAGTGAGTGCATAAAGCTTTGAAGAGTAGCTGTAATGGTGTGTGTATGTTAAACATGAGTTTACTGTGTGTAAAAAGCTTAAAGATGACACACGAGAAGCTTGACTTGCTCTTCTTTTTTGCATTCAACCGCTCACACTATTATTCACTAATAATATACATACACATCATAAACCACTTGGTtggttgtcaaaaaaaaaaaaaaaacacttggtTTATCTTCACTCTTGACAGACCTCTTTATATTCGTCTTAGGATTAAAATACGTAAATAACACTAACTTGAATTGAATACACGAGACAACCTAGCTTTTTGCTTTTGTCCAATGTTCCTCCTATTTCACCGTTTTAAATTTAAGATAGATACCGTCTTATACAATATTTTGAGCGTCATATATATTATTGAAATCTTTCCCACGAATTTAATTTGTAACCTCTTGTTAGAATCGCACATGGGCCTAGACCGCGCCTGTCGGGAATGTTAGCTTTACAAGTCCAAGgaggttccatcctaaaaccaattgacAATAAATAAAGTAACCCCTTAAGTTATAAGCTAGATCATTCTTCCCTATTTCTCCGATATGGGAGACCTACATGTGATTATTTCACACCTCTCACTATCATGAGGTTTATAAATGAGTATAACTACTATACAATCATACTTTACCAATAATATACATTGCTCTAAATTTAGGATGGAGGTGCTGATTATAATAAGTGAAGCAGAGACAAACCAAGTACTCCCTAGAATTTATCCAATTCCAGGTAGGGTCACACTTCACACTTCTTTTAGGTCTTTCTAACCACATTATACTCTGTATTATTTATGACTTGAAACTTCAACGTTATCACGAAAAGAGAATACCCATATAGCTAAGCAAATTAGTGTATTGTATATTTCTTCCAATTTTTCAAtcattttattcattttttattaaaatatttcataataaaaaaataaatggataatataaactttaataaattagTAGTTCTGTTTCCTATATTATGGGCTTATGGGGCCATTCAATTCAAAAACACTAAAACTtaatacattatatatatttttttgcaaaattcttttattttattagtaTAAATTAATTTTACTTAAGTATGTGTAGTATGAGAGAATAACACAAAAGTTTACGAGTATATATACACATGCGAGAAATATCATGTATTCCGTACGTAGTTTTATTTTCCAACATTGTAGGAAAAAGTTAAATAAAAGTTAAAAAGAAATTGTTTTTGTGTGAGTTTATTTGTAGGCACCATGCAAAATTGTTGTTGCTATTTGTTACTACGTTATTTGTGGTTGTCTATATTATTCCTGCTCTTCAACATCATCAACCCTATTTATATTACAGCAAGTGCAACAGCCAGAATCAAGCTCCCTCCGAACGTGACGGTTCCGGCAATTTTCGGGTTGGGAGATTCTATAATAGATCCCGGAAACAATAACTACATAAACACAATAATAAAGTGTAATTTCCCACCTTATGGCCAAGATTTCATGGGCGGAATTCCTACTGGCCGATTCAGCAACGGAAGGATCCCCACTGACTTCATAGGTACTCCGTTGTTTTATGTATCAagagcttttattttattttatcaaaaATTCTTTTACGTACTCACCTTTGCTAAACTAGCTAGCTAGCTTAACCGGAACTTTTTCAAGTGCACGAGAGAAGAAGATACTCCGTACTTATTTAATAGACTACTCTATATAAGTCGATGATCATATAAAAAATGGTCATCGTAATACATGATACGGAGTACATTCGTACTAATACGTGGAAATCCGTATTTACTAAATACACATACACTAATTGAAGGTGGCCACCAAGTTAAAACAAATATCAACtcgaaattaaattaaattagtaTCTGTCCCCAACACTGTACTCATCCATCTGAGGCTTTCTGATCATTTGACGAAAGAAGACGGTGCTTTAAAAAACATATCCGTCAAGTGTTGTAGAGCAAAGGTGATAGTTTATTACCGTATTAGTGAA from Silene latifolia isolate original U9 population chromosome 10, ASM4854445v1, whole genome shotgun sequence encodes:
- the LOC141604584 gene encoding protein FREE1; translated protein: MGVKSVKMMVVQQRQQGREFQFDEKWSELTIKSYTILIHSVFLSLSLSWYSYSISCGEMHQPGGEYPSTPYYYPPPPPTTTSSASAPPFTDYSSSASSYSYNYPSYPPPPPPLSDPPPPPTHHQPDTHLHYNNNNPPPSYFPPNYDHSPPNYSHSSPNYPTPYDPNPPSLNYPPTPYDYNNTNPNPNTPSYAPKYDHSGSAYLDPNLTAYGTAPSTRPTSASPAVSGYDYNYNDDGVYAYQGKHEPYGARGTGTSSKSSSNSQTWSGLFDDYGRPISFPDKHDKTHTSTPSLKVVRAVPKVDDKPDVQGGVQKFKVKLLPESGSQSTMDVICMVGLDGIRMLDPNTSRTLRIYPLDTVTRCDKIDSSTFAFWSKTPVDIDPRRIRLQSNTYTTNTILDTVTAATVQFKEMGGRIRPSEASKSLEVPSEKKKGLGDWITKLKPVNEEKDHWVPDEAVSKCTGCGSDFGAFNRRHHCRNCGDVFCDKCTQGRTPLTSEENAQPVRVCDRCMAEVTHRLSKAKEAASRPVTFQSHEDLAKKLQEEMEKNLRISSGSKSKSESSGKRMREVACPTCTVHLQVQVPSSGSETIECGVCQQPFIVSAH